From the Nocardiopsis changdeensis genome, one window contains:
- a CDS encoding ATP-binding protein, giving the protein MTTALDRVRQALEAAGCNPRGSSQLSARCPAHEDREASLSVGYGNKTGTLGVSCHAGCHAEDVVAKLGLAMGDLFDEDTRRPQCHHDKPWKTFDQVAGYDYKDENGYILYVQRRFRCPNCGAKSFMPHNPATTRPGLPRGVRVLYNLAAVRQAATTGGTVYVVEGEKDAEALIRLGHVGTTAVNGAKARWEDGYTEALRGAHVIIIADNDEPGIEHARKIAAAITGAAASVRTVRSPLDRKGADLSDHLAAGGTLDQLVDLDTAPAPADTTHPEPQENTAPGEERRLLLTPASKIRIRRVRWLWDTTPEGQPPTSHGRIPMHSLAIAAGGPGLGKSQFAAWMTARITTGTLPGELWGKPRAVIYAATEDSWAYTIAPRLIAAGADLDLVFRIDVEDDQEAHARLTLPRDITRLGQAAELYSVALLVADPLLSLIDGKINDHRANEVRQALEPLVAAADRYEFSILGLAHFTKSGSADPLARIAGSGAFGQLIRAAIVFSRVEDADDDGPGEFVMSLEKNNLGRLGLPSHTYTIQPVTVEIPDETEPAYLSRFVLGPETTATSVKEQMQASLHPDMDASTTADAAVWLRSYLEDMGGSELAADIKKAGKAAGLSDSAIDRAKRKLKIVSQMTGFGKEKRAYWTLPDAVPNTNAAA; this is encoded by the coding sequence TTGACCACCGCTCTCGACCGCGTCCGCCAAGCGCTCGAGGCCGCCGGATGCAACCCCCGGGGAAGCTCCCAGCTGTCCGCCCGCTGCCCCGCCCACGAAGACCGGGAAGCGTCCCTGTCCGTCGGCTACGGGAACAAGACCGGAACCCTGGGCGTGTCCTGCCACGCCGGATGCCACGCCGAAGACGTCGTGGCCAAGCTCGGGCTGGCCATGGGCGACCTCTTCGACGAGGACACCCGCCGCCCCCAGTGCCACCACGACAAGCCGTGGAAGACGTTCGACCAGGTCGCCGGATACGACTACAAGGACGAGAACGGGTACATCCTCTACGTCCAACGCCGCTTCCGGTGCCCGAACTGCGGCGCCAAGTCGTTCATGCCGCACAACCCCGCCACCACCCGCCCCGGCCTGCCCCGCGGCGTGCGCGTCCTCTACAACCTCGCCGCCGTCCGCCAGGCCGCCACCACCGGCGGAACCGTCTACGTCGTCGAAGGCGAGAAGGACGCCGAAGCCCTCATCCGCCTCGGACACGTCGGCACCACCGCCGTCAACGGCGCCAAGGCCCGATGGGAGGACGGATACACCGAAGCCCTCCGCGGCGCCCACGTCATCATCATCGCGGACAACGACGAACCCGGCATCGAGCACGCCCGCAAGATCGCCGCCGCCATCACCGGCGCCGCCGCCAGCGTGCGCACCGTCCGCTCCCCCCTCGACCGCAAGGGCGCCGACCTCTCCGACCACCTCGCCGCCGGAGGCACCCTCGACCAGCTGGTCGACCTCGACACCGCCCCGGCCCCGGCCGACACCACCCACCCCGAACCCCAGGAGAACACCGCGCCGGGGGAGGAGCGGCGCCTCCTCCTCACCCCCGCATCCAAGATCCGCATCCGCCGCGTCCGCTGGCTCTGGGACACCACCCCCGAAGGCCAGCCCCCCACCAGCCACGGCCGCATCCCCATGCACTCCCTCGCCATCGCCGCAGGCGGCCCCGGCCTGGGCAAGTCCCAGTTCGCCGCGTGGATGACCGCCCGCATCACCACCGGCACCCTCCCCGGGGAGCTATGGGGCAAGCCCCGCGCCGTCATCTACGCCGCCACCGAAGACTCCTGGGCGTACACCATCGCCCCCCGGCTCATCGCCGCCGGCGCCGACCTGGATCTCGTGTTCCGCATCGACGTCGAGGACGACCAGGAAGCCCACGCCCGCCTCACCCTCCCGAGGGACATCACCCGCCTCGGGCAGGCCGCGGAGCTCTACAGCGTCGCCCTCCTGGTGGCCGACCCGCTGCTGTCCCTCATCGACGGCAAGATCAACGACCACCGGGCGAACGAGGTCCGCCAGGCCCTCGAGCCGCTCGTCGCCGCCGCGGACCGCTACGAGTTCAGCATCCTCGGACTCGCCCACTTCACCAAGAGCGGCTCCGCCGACCCGCTCGCGCGCATCGCCGGGTCCGGGGCGTTCGGGCAGCTCATCCGCGCCGCCATCGTGTTCTCACGGGTCGAGGACGCCGACGACGACGGCCCCGGCGAGTTCGTCATGTCGCTGGAGAAGAACAACCTGGGCCGCCTCGGGCTCCCCTCGCACACGTACACCATCCAGCCCGTCACCGTGGAAATCCCCGACGAAACCGAACCCGCCTACCTCAGCCGGTTCGTGCTCGGGCCCGAGACCACCGCGACCAGCGTCAAGGAGCAGATGCAGGCCAGCCTGCACCCCGACATGGACGCCTCCACCACCGCCGACGCCGCCGTGTGGCTCCGCTCCTACCTCGAGGACATGGGCGGGTCCGAGCTGGCCGCGGACATCAAGAAGGCCGGGAAGGCCGCCGGGCTCTCCGACTCCGCCATCGACCGCGCCAAGCGCAAGCTGAAGATCGTCTCCCAGATGACCGGGTTCGGGAAGGAGAAGCGCGCCTACTGGACCCTCCCCGATGCCGTCCCGAACACAAACGCCGCCGCATGA
- a CDS encoding helix-turn-helix domain-containing protein has product MSAPHPIIAQLAAHRRAHQITLKDTAAHAGYALNTIYRWEKGLNVPDLDGLTDYAAALGYDITLTPKGDPKQ; this is encoded by the coding sequence GTGAGCGCCCCACACCCGATCATCGCCCAGCTGGCCGCCCACCGCCGCGCCCATCAGATCACCCTCAAGGACACCGCCGCTCACGCTGGCTACGCCCTGAACACGATCTACCGGTGGGAGAAGGGCCTCAACGTGCCCGACCTCGACGGCCTCACCGACTACGCGGCCGCCCTGGGCTACGACATCACCCTCACCCCGAAGGGAGACCCCAAGCAGTGA
- a CDS encoding exonuclease domain-containing protein, with the protein MTWHTGALCAIDAETTGVDIESDRIVTWSRWTIDPAQGKKVHSGWLINPGIDIPDEAAAIHGITTEHAQARGQHPASAVREIAGDLLHWAEQGAVTVAYNAPFDLSLLHRECLRYGHHREAAGIAAIRPVVDPLVLDKAVDKYRKGSRKLVDAARHYGIDLAEEDAHGSAADSLAAARVAYVIASRYDHIGRMPVADLHGMQVEWKRDQAAGLERWLRKNDPAATVARDWPFIPAPAVVQEQIR; encoded by the coding sequence ATGACCTGGCACACCGGCGCCCTGTGCGCCATCGACGCCGAGACCACCGGCGTCGACATCGAATCCGACCGCATCGTCACCTGGTCGCGGTGGACCATCGACCCCGCCCAGGGGAAGAAGGTCCACTCCGGGTGGCTGATCAACCCCGGCATCGACATCCCCGACGAGGCCGCCGCCATCCACGGCATCACCACCGAGCACGCCCAGGCCCGAGGCCAGCACCCCGCGTCCGCCGTGCGGGAGATCGCCGGGGACCTCCTGCACTGGGCGGAGCAGGGCGCCGTCACGGTGGCGTACAACGCCCCGTTCGACCTGTCCCTCCTGCACCGGGAATGCTTGCGGTACGGGCACCACCGGGAGGCCGCCGGGATCGCCGCCATCCGGCCCGTGGTCGACCCGCTGGTCCTGGACAAGGCCGTCGACAAGTACCGGAAGGGCTCGAGGAAGCTGGTCGACGCCGCCCGCCACTACGGCATCGACCTGGCGGAGGAGGACGCCCACGGGTCCGCCGCCGACAGCTTGGCCGCCGCCCGGGTGGCCTACGTGATCGCCTCCCGGTACGACCACATCGGCCGGATGCCGGTCGCTGACCTGCACGGCATGCAGGTCGAGTGGAAGCGGGACCAGGCGGCGGGGCTGGAGCGGTGGCTCCGCAAGAACGACCCGGCCGCCACGGTCGCCCGCGACTGGCCGTTCATCCCCGCCCCGGCTGTGGTGCAGGAGCAGATCCGATGA
- a CDS encoding helix-turn-helix domain-containing protein, with product MTSPRTHHDEGAENLVFDRVAFRKARTRAGLSLARLAREIGRSESGLKKLQSGHRTRPHPDTYLRIIGRLGLSFGDLWLDTPQAPHHEHPMGSEAA from the coding sequence ATGACCTCACCACGAACTCACCACGACGAGGGCGCGGAGAACCTGGTCTTCGATCGGGTGGCGTTCCGGAAGGCACGCACCCGCGCCGGACTCTCCCTCGCCCGCCTGGCCAGGGAAATCGGACGATCCGAGTCCGGGCTCAAGAAGCTCCAGTCCGGTCACCGGACGCGCCCCCACCCGGACACCTACCTCCGGATCATCGGCCGTCTCGGGCTCTCCTTCGGGGATCTGTGGCTCGACACCCCACAGGCTCCTCACCACGAACACCCCATGGGGAGTGAGGCCGCATGA
- a CDS encoding recombinase family protein, whose protein sequence is MNHTPPTLTLPRPPGAAGVPLDLIPAIGYIRVSKSREEMISPEIQRQAIKDWARRNGRWIVDWVEDLDESGRYWQRRIMSVIERVEAGEARDVIVWKYSRFGRDRSGNVVNLGRLNRAGGELESATEDIDASTSVGKLSRGLLMEIAAFESDRMAESWAETWTWRLDQGLPARGGPRWGYEHVGRIPNPVGPGSFRDPNTQEAYLPIEEMVPHAVWAFEAYNNGSGYKPIAREWNRRGLVTIAGGPWAETTVRGVMLAGFMAGQLQMHDPACTRDHPRRHRGGCTQRIRVPGAHEPMITVDAWETYLERSARRAAAPVADRTAKHLLSGGIFQCGHSGDRMKGAPNQGKIQYKCVGWASFGRCAARTVREEVVVPHLLADIAAWADDLEAAAAERAREQEEAPAAPVVDETDQARKEVERLDRKIGRLVDLYMDGDMEKSEYADRRGKLDAERAAAAARLEELEGAQQADPAEYIPVARGLVEEWASLPLAHQRELLHQLVERIEMFRESATKAWIVVRLADGTEHRHDVSHDYTGNTKAAIEARRRALKKVL, encoded by the coding sequence GTGAACCACACACCCCCGACCCTGACCCTCCCGCGGCCGCCCGGCGCCGCCGGAGTCCCCCTGGACCTCATCCCCGCCATCGGCTACATCCGCGTGTCGAAGAGCCGCGAGGAGATGATCAGCCCGGAGATCCAGCGGCAGGCCATCAAGGACTGGGCCCGCCGGAACGGCCGCTGGATCGTCGACTGGGTCGAGGACCTCGACGAGTCCGGCCGGTACTGGCAACGGCGGATCATGAGCGTCATCGAGCGCGTCGAGGCCGGCGAAGCCCGCGACGTGATCGTCTGGAAGTACAGCCGGTTCGGCCGGGACCGGTCCGGTAACGTCGTCAACCTGGGCCGGTTGAACAGGGCGGGCGGCGAGCTGGAGTCCGCCACCGAGGACATCGACGCCTCCACGTCCGTGGGCAAGCTCAGCCGCGGCCTGCTGATGGAGATCGCGGCGTTCGAGTCCGACCGCATGGCGGAGTCCTGGGCGGAGACGTGGACATGGCGGCTCGACCAGGGCCTCCCCGCGCGCGGCGGCCCCCGCTGGGGATACGAGCACGTGGGCCGCATCCCGAACCCGGTCGGCCCCGGGTCGTTCCGAGACCCGAACACCCAGGAGGCATACCTCCCCATCGAGGAGATGGTCCCGCACGCGGTGTGGGCGTTCGAGGCGTACAACAACGGGTCCGGGTACAAGCCCATCGCCCGGGAGTGGAACCGGCGCGGCCTGGTCACCATCGCCGGTGGCCCCTGGGCCGAAACCACCGTCCGCGGCGTCATGCTGGCCGGGTTCATGGCCGGACAGCTCCAGATGCACGACCCCGCATGCACCCGCGACCACCCCCGCCGGCACCGCGGCGGCTGCACCCAGCGCATCCGTGTCCCCGGCGCCCATGAGCCGATGATCACCGTCGACGCGTGGGAGACCTACCTCGAGCGGTCGGCGCGCCGGGCCGCGGCTCCGGTCGCGGACCGCACGGCGAAGCACCTCCTGTCGGGCGGGATCTTCCAGTGCGGGCACTCCGGCGACCGCATGAAGGGCGCCCCGAATCAGGGGAAGATCCAGTACAAGTGCGTGGGCTGGGCCAGCTTCGGCCGGTGTGCTGCCCGGACCGTCCGTGAGGAGGTGGTCGTCCCTCACCTCCTGGCCGACATTGCGGCGTGGGCCGACGACCTCGAGGCCGCGGCCGCGGAGCGCGCCCGGGAGCAGGAGGAGGCCCCGGCCGCTCCCGTCGTGGACGAGACCGACCAGGCCCGGAAGGAGGTCGAGCGGCTCGACCGGAAAATCGGGCGCCTGGTCGACCTCTACATGGACGGCGACATGGAGAAGAGCGAGTACGCGGACCGGCGCGGCAAGCTCGACGCCGAGCGGGCCGCCGCGGCCGCGCGGCTGGAGGAGCTGGAGGGCGCCCAGCAGGCGGACCCGGCGGAGTACATCCCCGTGGCGCGCGGCCTGGTGGAGGAATGGGCGTCGCTGCCGCTGGCGCACCAGCGCGAGCTACTGCATCAGCTGGTGGAGAGGATCGAGATGTTCCGGGAGTCGGCCACGAAGGCGTGGATCGTCGTGCGGCTGGCGGATGGCACCGAGCACCGGCACGACGTCAGCCACGACTACACGGGGAACACGAAGGCGGCGATCGAAGCGCGCCGTCGTGCCCTGAAAAAGGTCCTGTAG
- a CDS encoding amidohydrolase family protein: protein MTDVSTESDAVRRHWQGLGLPGLVDVHTHFMPDNVLRKVWAYFDALGGYWPITYRDDEEARVARLRGFGVRRYTSLFYAHRPGMAAWLNDWATGFAAGHPDCLHSATFYPEPEARDYVPAAIAAGARVFKAHVQVGGYDPRDPLLDAAWGALADAGIPVVVHCGSGPQPGEHTGPGPFGEVLRRHPGLTAIIAHAGTPEYTAFLDLAERYPGVHLDTTMVFTRFTERKAPFPADGYPRLKDLADRVLLGTDYPNIPYPYVEQLDALAGLGLGDDWMRGVLHDNATRLFDL from the coding sequence GTGACCGACGTCTCAACGGAGTCAGACGCCGTCCGCCGCCACTGGCAGGGCCTGGGCCTGCCCGGGCTCGTGGACGTGCACACCCATTTCATGCCCGACAACGTCCTGCGCAAGGTGTGGGCCTACTTCGACGCCCTGGGCGGCTACTGGCCCATCACCTACCGGGACGACGAGGAGGCCCGGGTCGCCCGGCTGCGGGGGTTCGGCGTGCGGCGGTACACCTCGCTGTTCTACGCCCACCGCCCCGGCATGGCCGCCTGGCTCAACGACTGGGCCACCGGGTTCGCCGCCGGCCACCCCGACTGCCTGCACAGCGCCACCTTCTACCCCGAGCCCGAAGCGCGCGACTACGTCCCCGCCGCCATCGCCGCGGGCGCCCGCGTGTTCAAGGCCCACGTGCAGGTCGGCGGCTACGACCCGCGCGACCCCCTGCTCGACGCCGCCTGGGGCGCGCTCGCCGACGCCGGGATCCCCGTCGTGGTGCACTGCGGGTCCGGACCGCAGCCCGGCGAGCACACCGGGCCGGGCCCGTTCGGGGAGGTGCTGCGCCGCCACCCCGGACTGACCGCGATCATCGCCCACGCCGGGACCCCCGAGTACACGGCCTTCCTCGACCTGGCCGAGCGGTACCCCGGCGTGCACCTGGACACCACCATGGTGTTCACCCGCTTCACCGAGCGGAAGGCCCCCTTCCCCGCGGACGGGTACCCCCGGCTCAAGGACCTGGCCGACCGCGTCCTGCTCGGCACGGACTACCCGAACATCCCCTACCCCTACGTGGAGCAGCTCGACGCCCTGGCCGGCCTCGGCCTGGGCGACGACTGGATGCGCGGCGTCCTGCACGACAACGCCACCCGACTGTTCGACCTCTGA
- a CDS encoding EamA family transporter has translation MTPVIVAAVLLAALLHAAWNAIAHGITDRLLGFALIGLGGMVPTLPLLFVVGPPPREAWPFLTASVLTHLVYFGLLMVSYRSGEFGQVYPLARGTAPWVVALVGVTLLGETVSVPHLLGVLAVSAGLMTLVFAGGRPSRAQLTALPAAFATGLAIAAYTVVDAYGVRFTQDPLGYITWIMVLQGPVFFLVAVATRRGRLLRQLRPVWKVGLAGGAISAAAYGIVLWAQLSGALAGIAALRETSIVFAALLGSLLFKERFGAVRVAASAIVVCGVLLLAS, from the coding sequence ATGACTCCTGTGATCGTGGCCGCGGTGCTCCTCGCCGCGCTGCTGCACGCCGCCTGGAACGCCATCGCCCACGGCATCACCGACCGGCTCCTGGGCTTCGCGCTCATCGGCCTGGGCGGCATGGTCCCCACCCTGCCGCTGCTGTTCGTGGTCGGCCCGCCGCCCCGGGAGGCCTGGCCGTTCCTGACCGCCTCCGTGCTCACCCACCTGGTCTACTTCGGCCTGCTGATGGTCTCCTACCGGAGCGGCGAGTTCGGGCAGGTGTACCCGCTGGCCCGCGGCACCGCCCCGTGGGTGGTGGCGCTGGTCGGGGTGACCCTGCTGGGCGAGACCGTGTCCGTGCCCCACCTGCTGGGGGTGCTGGCCGTCTCCGCAGGGCTGATGACCCTCGTGTTCGCCGGCGGGCGCCCCTCCCGGGCGCAGCTGACGGCCCTGCCCGCCGCGTTCGCCACCGGCCTGGCCATCGCCGCGTACACCGTGGTGGACGCCTACGGGGTGCGCTTCACCCAGGACCCGCTGGGCTACATCACGTGGATCATGGTCCTCCAGGGACCGGTGTTCTTCCTGGTGGCGGTGGCCACCCGGCGGGGGAGGCTGCTCCGGCAGCTCCGGCCGGTGTGGAAGGTCGGGCTGGCGGGCGGCGCCATCAGCGCGGCCGCCTACGGGATCGTGCTGTGGGCCCAACTGAGCGGCGCCCTCGCGGGGATCGCCGCGCTGCGCGAGACCAGCATCGTGTTCGCGGCGCTGCTGGGCAGCCTGCTGTTCAAGGAGCGCTTCGGGGCGGTGCGCGTCGCCGCCTCCGCGATCGTCGTCTGCGGGGTCCTACTCCTGGCCTCCTGA
- a CDS encoding Lrp/AsnC family transcriptional regulator has protein sequence MADLDELDTAILAELQADARKTNRDVAAAVGASPTTTLDRTRALRERGVIRGSLLDVDLELIGRPVQALITVSVDKPSRHNIEAFRDWVRSLPDTLSVFVTSGSEDFLIHVALPDNNSLYAFVIDKLTERPEVADVRASIVFEHLRNDRIAPTNARARRRA, from the coding sequence ATGGCTGATCTCGACGAACTTGATACGGCGATCCTGGCCGAACTCCAGGCGGACGCACGGAAGACCAACCGCGATGTGGCCGCCGCGGTGGGCGCCTCGCCCACGACGACCCTGGACCGCACCCGCGCACTGCGGGAAAGGGGTGTGATCCGCGGCTCACTGCTGGACGTGGACCTGGAGCTCATCGGCCGCCCGGTGCAGGCGCTCATCACCGTGAGCGTGGACAAGCCCTCGCGGCACAACATCGAGGCGTTCCGCGACTGGGTGCGCTCGCTGCCGGACACGCTGTCGGTGTTCGTGACCTCCGGCAGCGAGGACTTCCTCATCCACGTGGCGCTGCCGGACAACAACAGCCTCTACGCGTTCGTCATCGACAAGCTCACCGAACGCCCCGAGGTGGCCGACGTGCGCGCGTCGATCGTGTTCGAGCACCTGCGCAACGACCGCATCGCCCCCACCAACGCCCGCGCCCGCCGCCGGGCCTGA
- a CDS encoding CynX/NimT family MFS transporter: MSPSSMTAVADRPSVRPAPAPTTARRGRILALVAIACAALNLRLVVTSLSPLLTTISAEFGFTATVIGVFGTLPLIAFAVFGLVTPLIMRRIGSEATVVLSMLLTAAGQALRAFAPGTGTLLLLTAVALTGAALGNVVLPPLIKQYFPDRLAALSTVQMVAIHLGALFPPLVAVPLAEAFGWRVALGSWAVVALVAGLLWIARWAFPDGRGTGRTARADQGPELARPLYRVGMAWRMALLFGLVTWNVFTLFTWLPTLLTDAGHTSAYAGTMVSLMVGVSLLFGLVAPTATARAADTFPIVALGVAGYAVGYLGLAAGPAWLAPLWTCFLGLGTSLFVVVMTMVNTRATTARGSASLSGFVQGVGSGVALGGPLLFGLLSELTGGWTLSYLLVAGGSLAGAAVVAYLERTPWTVEAAAAGQRPARRGRRSAGGHRSGERRD; encoded by the coding sequence ATGTCACCCTCGTCGATGACGGCCGTCGCCGACCGACCGTCGGTACGGCCCGCCCCGGCGCCCACCACAGCCCGCCGGGGCCGCATCCTCGCCCTCGTGGCCATCGCCTGCGCGGCGCTCAACCTGCGCCTGGTGGTCACCTCTCTGTCACCCCTGTTGACCACGATCTCCGCGGAGTTCGGGTTCACCGCCACGGTCATCGGTGTCTTCGGAACACTGCCGCTGATCGCCTTCGCCGTGTTCGGTCTGGTCACGCCGCTGATCATGCGGCGGATCGGCTCCGAGGCCACGGTCGTGCTCAGCATGCTCCTCACCGCCGCCGGGCAGGCGCTGCGCGCCTTCGCCCCCGGCACCGGCACCCTGCTGCTGCTCACCGCAGTGGCGCTCACCGGGGCCGCCCTGGGCAACGTCGTGCTGCCCCCGCTGATCAAGCAGTACTTCCCCGACCGGCTGGCCGCGCTGAGCACGGTCCAGATGGTCGCCATCCACCTCGGCGCCCTGTTCCCGCCGCTGGTGGCGGTGCCCCTGGCCGAGGCCTTCGGCTGGCGGGTCGCGCTGGGCTCCTGGGCGGTCGTCGCCCTGGTCGCGGGCCTGCTCTGGATCGCCCGGTGGGCCTTCCCGGACGGGCGCGGCACCGGCCGTACCGCCCGCGCCGACCAGGGACCCGAACTGGCCCGCCCGCTGTACCGGGTGGGCATGGCATGGCGGATGGCACTGCTGTTCGGCCTGGTCACCTGGAACGTCTTCACCCTGTTCACCTGGCTGCCGACGCTGCTCACCGACGCCGGGCACACCTCCGCCTACGCGGGGACGATGGTGTCCCTCATGGTCGGGGTGAGCCTGCTGTTCGGGCTGGTCGCGCCGACGGCCACCGCCCGGGCCGCCGACACGTTCCCGATCGTCGCGCTGGGCGTGGCCGGGTACGCCGTCGGATATCTGGGCCTGGCCGCGGGCCCGGCCTGGCTGGCCCCGCTGTGGACGTGCTTCCTGGGCCTGGGCACGAGCCTGTTCGTGGTCGTCATGACCATGGTCAACACCCGCGCCACCACGGCCCGGGGCTCGGCCTCGCTGTCGGGGTTCGTCCAGGGCGTGGGCAGCGGCGTCGCCCTGGGCGGCCCGCTGCTGTTCGGCCTGCTCTCGGAGCTGACCGGCGGGTGGACCCTGTCGTACCTGCTCGTCGCGGGCGGATCGCTGGCCGGGGCGGCCGTGGTGGCCTACCTCGAACGCACCCCGTGGACGGTCGAGGCGGCCGCGGCCGGGCAGCGGCCCGCGCGCCGTGGGCGGCGCTCCGCCGGCGGACACCGCTCCGGGGAGCGGCGGGACTGA
- a CDS encoding MFS transporter, with protein MAADPPPLIRNRDFQALWTSRFFAGLGKESGEVAYPLLCLMLAGSASQAGIIGAAQVVTTMVTAVVGGSLADRSNRRAVLLCCDLGRLVLLGVFGIVLLGGNTSFPVIIAVAVCSSALMGVSNPVAMAAIKQLVPPPQVADASAQNQIRFFSTSALGAPVAGFLFNLGRAFPFLVEALAYLVSAALVLFIRRPMQASGYRAREPWTLRGMVGGFVFLARHPILRPMLMWIVGFNVAFTQTGAFLALIATAESQGAGHFQIGLTVSLAGAGGLVGALAAGPVIKLVRPSATFLAAAWSAPVCALALVVAPNVLSLGLLVGCVFAIVPCVNAVFYGYIAASVTDEYQGRVLGAVTFMCLVSQPVGILGVGLVFDAAGPNWVFLSMAVVSGLAALFSLSPVMRDLPRPEDVTVA; from the coding sequence ATCGCGGCCGACCCGCCCCCGCTCATCCGCAACCGGGACTTCCAGGCCCTGTGGACCAGCCGGTTCTTCGCCGGACTGGGCAAGGAGAGCGGAGAGGTCGCCTACCCGCTGCTGTGCCTCATGCTCGCCGGGTCCGCGTCCCAGGCCGGGATCATCGGCGCCGCCCAGGTGGTCACGACCATGGTCACCGCCGTCGTCGGAGGCTCGCTCGCCGACCGCTCCAACCGGCGCGCCGTCCTGCTCTGCTGCGACCTGGGGCGGCTCGTCCTGCTCGGGGTGTTCGGGATCGTGCTGCTCGGCGGGAACACCTCCTTCCCGGTCATCATCGCCGTCGCCGTGTGCTCCTCCGCGCTCATGGGCGTCTCCAACCCGGTGGCCATGGCCGCCATCAAGCAGTTGGTGCCTCCGCCGCAGGTGGCGGACGCCTCCGCCCAGAACCAGATCCGCTTCTTCAGCACCAGCGCGCTGGGCGCGCCCGTCGCCGGGTTCCTGTTCAACCTGGGCCGGGCCTTCCCGTTCCTGGTCGAGGCGCTGGCCTACCTGGTGTCGGCGGCGCTGGTGCTGTTCATCCGGCGCCCCATGCAGGCGTCCGGGTACCGCGCCCGCGAACCGTGGACGCTGCGCGGGATGGTGGGCGGTTTCGTGTTCCTGGCCCGGCACCCCATCCTGCGGCCGATGCTGATGTGGATCGTCGGCTTCAACGTCGCCTTCACCCAGACCGGCGCCTTCCTGGCGCTCATCGCCACCGCCGAGAGCCAGGGGGCGGGCCACTTCCAGATCGGCCTCACCGTGTCCCTGGCCGGCGCCGGCGGCCTGGTCGGGGCGCTGGCGGCCGGGCCGGTCATCAAACTGGTGCGGCCCTCGGCGACGTTCCTGGCCGCCGCCTGGTCGGCCCCGGTGTGCGCGCTCGCGCTGGTGGTCGCGCCCAACGTGCTGTCCCTGGGCCTGCTGGTCGGCTGCGTGTTCGCGATCGTCCCGTGCGTGAACGCCGTGTTCTACGGCTACATCGCGGCGTCGGTCACCGACGAGTACCAGGGCCGGGTGCTGGGCGCGGTCACGTTCATGTGCCTGGTGTCCCAGCCGGTGGGGATCCTCGGCGTGGGCCTGGTGTTCGACGCCGCGGGGCCGAACTGGGTGTTCCTGTCCATGGCCGTGGTGTCGGGGCTGGCCGCGCTGTTCAGCCTCTCCCCGGTCATGCGGG